The sequence below is a genomic window from Candidatus Poribacteria bacterium.
GGCTCAACGTTAATTCGCGCTGCAAGCTCAAGGATTTCAGCTTCATTTTTCGGTAAGAACTCGTGAAGCGGCGGATCGAGCGTTCGGATCGTGACCGGATAGTCTGCCATCGCTTCAAAGATACCGATGAAGTCTGAACGTTGATGCGGAAGCAGTTTCGCCAACGCCGCTTCGCGTTCTTCTGTCTCATCGGCGAGAATCATCTCACGGATGGCATCAATCCCTGCGCCGAAGAACATGTGTTCGGTTCGACAAAGCCCAATGCCCTCTGCACCGAATTGTCTGGCGTTTGTGGCATCTTCAGGGGTATCCGCATTCGTGCGGACACCTAACGAGCGGACTTCATCTGCCCACTCCATGAGTATTCCGAATTGTCCACTCAATTCGGGTTGTATCAGTGCCACCTGTCCGTTCAGGACATCGCCTGTGGATCCGTTGAGCGTGATGAAATCACCCTCAGCGTAGCGTTTCCCTTCTGCGTAAAATTCTTGTGCTGCCTCATTGATAAACAGTGCCGAGCAACCGGCGACACAACTTTTTCCCATACCGCGTGCGACCACAGCGGCGTGACTCGTCATACCGCCGCGTGCGGTGAGGATACCCTCAGCGGCATCCATACCGCCGATATCCTCTGGTGATGTTTCAGTGCGGACGAGGATGACCTTTTCTCCAGCAGCGGCAAGTTCTTCGGCGTGTAGTGCCGTGAAGACGACTTTACCGACAGCCGCGCCTGGGGAAGCGGGTAAGCCTTGAGCGATCACTTCAACTGATGCATCTGGGTCGACGCTCGGATGCAATAATTGATCCAAGTCGTTCGCGGGGACGCGCGTCAAGGCAGTCTGTTTGTCAATCAAGCCTTCCTCAACCATCTCAACAGCGATACGGACAGCGGCTTGACCCGTGCGTTTTCCGTTACGGGTTTGAAGCATGTAGAGTTTACTGTCTTGAATCGTAAATTCCACATCCTGCATATCGGTATAGTGCTTCTCAAGCCGCAAACCGATATCGACCAATTCATTATACGCTTCGGGCAAGATGTTTCTCAATTCGACGACTGGAAGCGGTGTGCGGATGCCAGCGACGACATCTTCACCCTGCGCGTTAATAAGGAATTCCCCATAAAATTGGTTTGCACCGGTCGAGGGGTTACGCGTGAAAGCGACACCTGACCCGGAGGTTCCACCCATATTTCCAAATACCATTGCTTGGACATTAACAGCCGTCCGTCCGAGTTCTTCAGATATATCGTTAAGGCGACGGTAAGTGATCGCTCGGGGGTTTCCAGAGGATTCAAAAACGGCATTCCGTGCCATATCTAATTGCGTGCGCGGATCATCAGGAAAATCGTTACCTGTGTGCTGTTTGACGGCGTTCTTGAATTCACGGACGAGTGCCGCTAAATCGTCGGCTTCTAATTCGGTATCTAATGTAACGCCTTTTGACTTTTTCTTTTCTTCAAGTAGATGTTCAAACTCGTCGTGATCGACATTAAGGACAACGTTTCCGAACATCTGGACGAAGCGTCGGTATGAGTCGTAAGCGAAACGTTCGTTTTCAGATCTGGCGATAAGTCCTTTAACAGCATCATCATTTAAGCCGAGGTTGAGAATCGTGTCCATCATGCCGGGCATTGAGACAGCGGCACCAGAACGGACAGAGAGCAAGAGTGGATTTTCGGTATCACCGAACTTCGCGCCGAGCGCGGCTTCTAATTTCGCAAGATTCTCATCAATCTGTGCGTCAAGTCCGGCAGGGTACTGTTTATCATTTTCGTAGTATAATTTGCATACCTCAGTGGAGATAGTGAAACCGGGTGGGACGGGTATACCGAGATTGCTCATCTCTGCGAGATTCGCCCCTTTTCCGCCAAGCAGCATGCGCATTGTGGCGTTGCCATCACTTTCACCGCCTCCAAAGAAGTAGACGTACTTCGGTTGTGGCATCAATAGCCTCCTATTATTAGCCGTCAGCCATCAGTAGAATAGCCATCAGTCGTCAGTAAAGAGGGTTTGTTAGACGAAGACCTCTTACGGATGGTTTCCGATAGCCATTTAGATTGAATAAATTGTTCGACTTGCTTCGTCAAATTCGGGTTTAAAAGGATCTGTTGAGAGATAAAGAATCTGATACGGTTCATAAAGTTGGATGTAGCTCCAATTGACACCGCACAGGACTTTGCCCTCGTTAACTTTCTTGATAAATTTGCCTCGGAATTTCGCTCGCGTCCGTTCAGGTGGAAATTGCTCAGCATGGCGAATCTGCTCATCTCTAACAATTCGCTCAGTTTCTGATCGATTTTCAAGGGTGTAGTAGAGACTTTCCCCCTGACGCACATTGTGGTATTTTAAATCTAAGTGTTTTACCTGTGGGGCATCCCATTCAAGCCCACGCTTTGTGAGGTAGGTCTGCAGCCACTTCCACTTAATGACCCAGTCCAATTCTCTGTCCAACTGCATCGGATCGCTTTCCAAGCATGTAAGGACATACTCCCAGCGTGCCATCACCTGGTTCGTGGTCGAATCGGATTCAGCTTGTTCAAGATATCGCTTTGCGCATTCTAAATATTGCCACTGTAGTTCGACAGCAGTGAGTCGCTTCCCGTTCTGGAGTTCAATCGGATGTGTACATGTAATATCGTCAGAAATGTCCCGAATCGCTTTGACGGGATTGCGGAGCGCGAAGCGCTGCTCAATAAAGTTATCTTCAATCATACGGAGGATAATACCGGTTGTACCCACCTTCAAAAAAGTCGAAAATTCGGACATATTGGAATCTCCGACGATAACGTGTAGGCGTCTGTACTTCTCTCGGTCGGCATGTGGTTCATCGCGTGTGTTGATAATCCCGCGCGCCGTTGTTGTACCGATAGAAATTTCCTCTCGAATGTGTTCAGCACGTTGCGAAATTGCGTAGTAACCCCGATGACTCGGTTTGATTTTTCCCGCGCCTGCGAAAACCTGTCGGGTTACAAAGAAGGGAATCAGTTGCGATGCCAACTGACGGAAATCGACATGTCGTTCCATCAAATAATTTTCGTGGCATCCATACGTATTTCCGGGGGTATCCAGGTTGTTTTTAAAGATAGAAATCTTTCCATAGAACCCGTCGTTGCGCATGCGCCGTTCTGCAGTGCTGGCAAGCCGTGTGATGATACGCTCACCCGCTTTATCGTGAGCGACGAGTTCAGTGACATCATCGCACTCAGGGGTCGCGTATTCCGGGTGGCATCCGATGTCTTGGTAGAACCTTGCGCCGTTTTCAAGGAAAACATCCGGATACATTCTCCCAGCAACAATTTCACGGAAGAGATACATCACCACGTTCTGAACGGTGAGTGTCTTTCTACGCGGGGCATCAGGAGTCCAGATGATTCCGAATTCAGTTTCTAATCCGTAAATTCTACGTTTCATCTTTTTTATTATCCGCCTCTGAGCTGCTCTCCATTACATTCCGAGCAGGTTTTGGGGTTAAATCGCCTTCGGCAGTTGGCAGTCGGTCAAGTGGTTTTGGTTTAACAAAGGGGTTCCTCTTAAGATAGCATCAAAACCCGTAGCCCGTAACGTAGTGGAGGGCGGATCTAAGGAACGCACGTCAGCGTTTGAACACGCGCTGTTCCTCCGCAAGGTAAAATTAGAAAAGTGTTGTCACCTCGTCAGTAGAGAGTCGTCGAAATTTTCGGCGTTCGGCGGTTCGTTCAAGACATGCCACTTCTATCGTTTCTGGGGTGATTTCATAGTCATCTTCAGTATCTGCTTCAACGGTTTGAAAGGTTTCTTTTACGAGTTGGAGTGCTGCTGACATCTCCAAACCATCTGTATATCTCTGCTCCAAAATTTCCGTGATTGTTGTGGCACGTCCACCAATCACGGCGTACTTTTCCTCTTCCGAATAGATGCCATCAAATGCAATATGGTAAATCTGATTTCTCTGCGTCTCAGAATTTGTTGAGGCATCGGCGGTTCCAACCTCACATACAAGAAGTTCGATCTCCAGGGGTTTCGCGTCCCATGCTTGTGCGACTGCCCCCATGTGTTGTGAATAGAGGTTCGTCAGCCATTTCGCGGTAACATCTTCACGGTAGTAGCGAAAACCTTTAATTTCGGATTCACGAATACCAGCGACCCGTAATGCCTCAAATTCAGCGATTCTACCAGCCGCAGCAAGGGCAATCCTGTCATAAATTTCGGAAATCTTAAAAGTCGTTTTACGTGGATTCTCGGCAACCATCAGGAGTCCATCCCGGAATTCTAAGACGACGACCTCTTTCGCTTGTGCAATGCCGTGACGGACGAAATCCTCTTTATCCTGACGAATTTGCTCCGGTGAAACATAATAAGGTGTGGACATGTCTGTATCTTTCAGATTCCAAGGAGCGACGAACGCAGGTGTCTCGTTACACGTAGTGTCAGGTTCCCCTGTCAGTCCGTGTGGGCGAGTCACTCCGCTCCCTACATTAGGCGCGATATGAGGTCCCGGTATAATTCTTCTACGGTAGCCTCAGGAATCTCGGTGACTCCTTCTTCAGTAATAGTGTAAAGCGTTGGGAAAATTTTCCGGATGAGATCAGGACCGCCTGTTGCAATATCTTCATCGGCAGCGTCCCAGAGAGCTTCCGCCACAATCTCTAAGGCATCTTGGCGCGTAATCTCTGGAGTGTACCGTTTTTTTAGGGTTGAACGGGCATCCTTACCACCGGAACCGATTGCGTAATAGTCGTTTTCCTCGTAACGGCCCCCGATAGCATCATATTTGAAAATTCTACCGCGTTGCCGTTTCAAATCATAGCCGGCGAAGAGTGGCAAGACAATTAAGCCCTGCATGGCAAGTCCTAAGTTAGAGCGGACCAAGTGTGAGAGGAAATTTGCTTGTCCTTCAAGACTGAGGTTCGTGCCTTCTGTCTTTTCGTAAAACTCAACCTCAACTTGGAAAAGTTTTGCCATCTCAATACAGGGACCAGCGGCACCCGCAACAGCGATTGCCGAGCGCCGATCAACTGGATAGACTTTCTGGATTCGCCGCTCGCCGACCTGATACCCTTCTGTTGCTTGCCGGTCGCCAGCCATAATGACACCAGCATCATAAACAACCGCTAAAACGGTTGTGCCTTCGTAAGAACGCAATGACGACTCGGATATGTGGGCACTTGAGACAGCATCAGACGAGTTGGACATCGCCAATAATTCAGGATGGCGACGTTTGAGGATTTGGAGAAAGTCAGAAGTGCCATATTCATCGAGGTCAAGCACTCCTACTGCCCTCCTCGTTGGATATAGTTTTCGACAAACTCCTGTGAATCTTCTTCCAAGATTTCATCGATTTCGTCAAGAAGTGAGTCTAAGTCCTCGACGAACTCCTCGTCCATTTCGCTCGATTCGACATTCAGTTCAATCTCTTCGGTTTCATCGACAGGGTGATTGACCTGTTCCTGTTGTTTTTCGGTCGACATGATGTTCTGTTCCTTTTAACCTGAGCATTTCTATAAAAATCTATAGAAATCTCGGTTTGCACGCTCCTTTGGCGCATGGTGAAACCTACAAAGTTAGTGCCCAGACACTAACGCTCTTAGCTTCCGAGTGTCCTCACAGGGTCCGGGTTCGTCTCACTCGCGTATGAACCCATCACAGTAGAACCGATTTGGTTATTATCGGGTGTGTTTGGTCTTTACACGATGCTACTGGATACGGTAGAGGGGAATTGAACCCCCGAAACGCCTACGTTTACCGCTTTGATCGGAGTTCTTTAACGAGTTCCTCTGCTGTGCAGTTGTTCAGCAACTCGCCAACGATCTTTTGTGTGCCAAAATGCGGACGATCCATCATAATTTTATCAAAGCTTCTTCGATCTTTACCGATGAAAATCATTGAATTCCAACTCGCACTGTAAATGTGCTTTGGAAACTTCCGTAAACAGGTGCCACGAAAATATGCACGGGTATCCACGGGTGGATAGTGCATCGCGTGCACAATTTCCTCATGGCTGAGCAACCGTTTTACATGTCCGTTTTTCAGCAGTCTAATATAAAGTCCTTTGTCTGGACGAATATCGTGATACTGTAAATCCAGCATCTGCACATGCGCGTCCGTCCATTCGTATCCGTGTCGTTTGCGGTAAGCCTCTATTAATTTCTTTTTAATGACCCAGTCGAGGTGTTGGCTCAGCCGCATCGGATTGATTTCTAAGTTGTCAAGCACATATTGCCATTTTTCGAGAACATCTTCAACGACAGGTGTCCGCTCTTCGGCTGTGAGATGTTGTTGTGCCAGTTTGAGGTACGCGCGCTGTACCTGTATCGGAGTCCACTGCTCGCCATCTGCGAGTTCTATCTGATTTTTGCACGAAAGGTCCCGCGAAATACTTTTTAGGGCGGCGACGGGATTCTTTAAACTGAATTGTTTACCGACAACACCTTTCTCAATCAACTGAAGCACTATAGAAGTAATGCCAACTTTGAGATAGATGCTGAGTTCGGACATATTGGAGTCGCCGATGATGACGTGCAAACGTCGATAAATTTTGTCATCCGCATGGGGTTCATCGCGCGTGTTAATCAATGGGCGATTCACCATAGTGCTGAGTCCTACCTCTTTCTCAAAAAAATCGGCGCGTTGAGAAATCTGATAATCTGTTTCGTTGCTTCCGTTTTCTGCACCGACTTTGCCGCTACCTGTAATAATAATGCGGGTAACGAGGAACGGGGTCAACCCATCAACGATTGTATCAAACGGCACTTTACGAGACATAAGATAGTTTTCATGCGAACCGTAACTGTGCCCTTTGTAATCGGTATTATTTTTATAGATGATAATTTCTTGGTTGTCGAGCAAAAGGCGTTCAGCTGTTACCCTGCTGACTTCCAATATTAATTCTCCCGCCTTTTCGTAGAGAAGTAGGTCGCGTGCATTGGCACATTCCGGCGTGCAATACTCTGGATGGGCGTGGTCCACATAATAACGACCCCCATTTATCAATATATCATTGACAACGCTGTTTGTATCTGCCTCGCTGATAGGTGTTTCCGCTTCTGCAAGAAACCCACGAGCGTCCATCAGAGGACTTTCTTGTTCATAATCCCACGTGACGGAGGAAGTCGCACTCGGAATATCATCCCTTGAAGTTTTATAGGCGTTAACGACCAAAGTGGAAGCTGCCACCGGATCTTGCTCGCGTGCGTTTTTGACTGAGATACCATACTCAGTCTCTGTTCCCATTATGATTGGTATTTCCATTTTTTATTCGCTATCGGTTGTCAGTTAAGGAGCGATTTGTTAAACGGAAACCGCTTAACCGAGAACCGAGAACCGAGAACTATTAAAGGAATGTACCGCCTCGGGTCACTCGGACATTCTGTTGTTTCTCGTGTGTCGGTTCATTAATCAAAGCACGGATGTTAACGATCTTTTCACCTTTCCTGCCCGAGATTTTCGCCCAATCATCAGGATTCGTAGTGTTCGGAAGATCTTCATTTTCGTGATATTCTTCTCGGACCGCTGCGCTGAGGTCTTCAAGACGTATTCCTTTGTCAATTCCATTAGAACCAATAAAACGTTTAATTGCTGTTTTCTTCGCACGTGAAACGATGTTTTCGATCATTGCCCCGCTCACAAAGTCTTTAAAGAAGAGGGTTTCTCGTTCGCCTCGGGCGTAAGTCACCTCGATGAACCGATTTTCATCAGTTGCTGCGTACATGTCGTTTACGGCTTCATTGATGAAGTGCTTCGCGACCGCCTCGGTATCTCCATCGAACTGCTGGCAAATCTCTTCAGAAAATGGAATATCTGGTGTCAGATATATGCCGAAGATGTCTTTAGCACCGTCAAGATTGGGACGATCAATTTTTATTTTTACGTCAAGCCGACCGGGTCTTAGAACAGCAGGGTCGAGAAGATCCTGTCGATTGCTTGCCCCAATGACAATGACATCCCGAAGGTTCTCAACACCATCAATTTCAGATAGGAACTGCGGCACAAGTGTTGATTCCATATCCGATGAGATTCCCATACCTCTGGATCGGAACAGAGAGTCCATTTCATCAAAGAAGATGATAACAGGGAATCCTTCTCGCGATTTATCGCGCGCTTTTTGGAAGACTTCTCGGATTTTACGTTCGGTTTCACCGACATATTTATTTAGCAGTTCGGGTCCCTTGATGTTGATGAAATAACCGCGAACCTCGTCTCTGCCTGTTTCTTTTCGGACACGTTCAGCGATGCTGCTCGCGACAGCGCGAGCTATTAAAGTTTTACCACAACCCGGGGGTCCATAAAGGAGAACCCCTTTTGGCGGAGAGAGGTTAAATTCCTTGTATTCCTTCGGATAGAGGTATGGTAATTCAATCGCATCGCGGATCGCTTCTATCTGTGTATCAAGTCCACCGATATCGGTGTAACCGATGTCTGGCACCTCTTCAAGTAACAGATCTTCGACTTCTCGTTTCGGAAGCTTTTCCATGAGCATACTCGTTGTATGGTTGAGAAGGACATGATCTCCGGCTTTTAGGGTTTCCTCTTTGAGAGATTCCGCGACTCTGACAACCCGTTCTTCATCGGTGCGAAGGCTCACGATCGCACGTTCATCCGTGATCCGCTCTTTGATTTTGACGACATCGCCATGTTTTTCGGCAGTTTTGATATTAACGACGTTCATTCCGCTGTTAACAATAACCTCTTGTCCAACCGCAAGGTCTTTATCCCTGAGTGCCGGATCAAGATTAACACGCCATTTTCTGCCACTGACGTCGATATCGACGGTGCCGTCTTCGTTTGAAGCGAGGAAGACTCCGTAATTATTGGGGGGTGCGCTAAGTTGGGCGACCTTTTCCTTGAGGATTTCCAGTTTCTCTTTCGCCTCTTGTAATGTGCTCGTGAGTTTCTTATTCCGCCGGTGTGCCGTCATTAACTCACGCTGCATTTCATAGAGACGAGTTTCAAGGTCCTTGACATAGACAGCACGCTGTTGTTGTCGCATGCTGGCAAGCTCGTCTTCGAGCATGTCAATCGTCCCTTGGAGTGTGCGAATTTGCTGTTGATACCAAACAGCGTCGCAGTTCTCTTGCTCCTCGAAGGAATCCGTGGAATTTCCTCTTTTAATAGCCATACGTGAACTTCTCACTTTCCAAAACGATTTTTTGACTCCACTCATAGCGGTGAAAGTCAGGTACGCAGATAACTGTGTTCGGATGGGTTGTAGCCTTATGAACCCACCACGTTTATTTAGAGTATAGCGTACCGAAAAAATTGTGTCAAGAAAAATTGCTGTTTTTGTTTTTTCAAGGTTTCGTATAGCGAGGAACGCCTCGCTATACGAACAATGCGTCCCTAAGGCGTACTAA
It includes:
- the arc gene encoding proteasome ATPase — translated: MAIKRGNSTDSFEEQENCDAVWYQQQIRTLQGTIDMLEDELASMRQQQRAVYVKDLETRLYEMQRELMTAHRRNKKLTSTLQEAKEKLEILKEKVAQLSAPPNNYGVFLASNEDGTVDIDVSGRKWRVNLDPALRDKDLAVGQEVIVNSGMNVVNIKTAEKHGDVVKIKERITDERAIVSLRTDEERVVRVAESLKEETLKAGDHVLLNHTTSMLMEKLPKREVEDLLLEEVPDIGYTDIGGLDTQIEAIRDAIELPYLYPKEYKEFNLSPPKGVLLYGPPGCGKTLIARAVASSIAERVRKETGRDEVRGYFINIKGPELLNKYVGETERKIREVFQKARDKSREGFPVIIFFDEMDSLFRSRGMGISSDMESTLVPQFLSEIDGVENLRDVIVIGASNRQDLLDPAVLRPGRLDVKIKIDRPNLDGAKDIFGIYLTPDIPFSEEICQQFDGDTEAVAKHFINEAVNDMYAATDENRFIEVTYARGERETLFFKDFVSGAMIENIVSRAKKTAIKRFIGSNGIDKGIRLEDLSAAVREEYHENEDLPNTTNPDDWAKISGRKGEKIVNIRALINEPTHEKQQNVRVTRGGTFL
- the ppdK gene encoding pyruvate, phosphate dikinase, coding for MPQPKYVYFFGGGESDGNATMRMLLGGKGANLAEMSNLGIPVPPGFTISTEVCKLYYENDKQYPAGLDAQIDENLAKLEAALGAKFGDTENPLLLSVRSGAAVSMPGMMDTILNLGLNDDAVKGLIARSENERFAYDSYRRFVQMFGNVVLNVDHDEFEHLLEEKKKSKGVTLDTELEADDLAALVREFKNAVKQHTGNDFPDDPRTQLDMARNAVFESSGNPRAITYRRLNDISEELGRTAVNVQAMVFGNMGGTSGSGVAFTRNPSTGANQFYGEFLINAQGEDVVAGIRTPLPVVELRNILPEAYNELVDIGLRLEKHYTDMQDVEFTIQDSKLYMLQTRNGKRTGQAAVRIAVEMVEEGLIDKQTALTRVPANDLDQLLHPSVDPDASVEVIAQGLPASPGAAVGKVVFTALHAEELAAAGEKVILVRTETSPEDIGGMDAAEGILTARGGMTSHAAVVARGMGKSCVAGCSALFINEAAQEFYAEGKRYAEGDFITLNGSTGDVLNGQVALIQPELSGQFGILMEWADEVRSLGVRTNADTPEDATNARQFGAEGIGLCRTEHMFFGAGIDAIREMILADETEEREAALAKLLPHQRSDFIGIFEAMADYPVTIRTLDPPLHEFLPKNEAEILELAARINVEPQKLRERVEELHEFNPMLGHRGCRLGIVYPEITEMQARAIFEAAVEVSKRGITVLPEIMIPLVGHINELSLQRKIVVDTAEAVFSESGTRVAYLIGTMIELPRAALTADKIAAEAEFFSYGTNDLTQTTFGMSRDDAAKFLDDYVRNGVLEYDPFQVLDQEGVGSLLQIGSEKGRATRPDLKVGICGEHGGEPSSVKFCYGLGFDYVSCSPFRVPIARLAAAQAVIEADA
- the prcA gene encoding proteasome subunit alpha — encoded protein: MSTPYYVSPEQIRQDKEDFVRHGIAQAKEVVVLEFRDGLLMVAENPRKTTFKISEIYDRIALAAAGRIAEFEALRVAGIRESEIKGFRYYREDVTAKWLTNLYSQHMGAVAQAWDAKPLEIELLVCEVGTADASTNSETQRNQIYHIAFDGIYSEEEKYAVIGGRATTITEILEQRYTDGLEMSAALQLVKETFQTVEADTEDDYEITPETIEVACLERTAERRKFRRLSTDEVTTLF
- a CDS encoding proteasome accessory factor PafA2; protein product: MEIPIIMGTETEYGISVKNAREQDPVAASTLVVNAYKTSRDDIPSATSSVTWDYEQESPLMDARGFLAEAETPISEADTNSVVNDILINGGRYYVDHAHPEYCTPECANARDLLLYEKAGELILEVSRVTAERLLLDNQEIIIYKNNTDYKGHSYGSHENYLMSRKVPFDTIVDGLTPFLVTRIIITGSGKVGAENGSNETDYQISQRADFFEKEVGLSTMVNRPLINTRDEPHADDKIYRRLHVIIGDSNMSELSIYLKVGITSIVLQLIEKGVVGKQFSLKNPVAALKSISRDLSCKNQIELADGEQWTPIQVQRAYLKLAQQHLTAEERTPVVEDVLEKWQYVLDNLEINPMRLSQHLDWVIKKKLIEAYRKRHGYEWTDAHVQMLDLQYHDIRPDKGLYIRLLKNGHVKRLLSHEEIVHAMHYPPVDTRAYFRGTCLRKFPKHIYSASWNSMIFIGKDRRSFDKIMMDRPHFGTQKIVGELLNNCTAEELVKELRSKR
- a CDS encoding proteasome accessory factor PafA2 family protein, with translation MKRRIYGLETEFGIIWTPDAPRRKTLTVQNVVMYLFREIVAGRMYPDVFLENGARFYQDIGCHPEYATPECDDVTELVAHDKAGERIITRLASTAERRMRNDGFYGKISIFKNNLDTPGNTYGCHENYLMERHVDFRQLASQLIPFFVTRQVFAGAGKIKPSHRGYYAISQRAEHIREEISIGTTTARGIINTRDEPHADREKYRRLHVIVGDSNMSEFSTFLKVGTTGIILRMIEDNFIEQRFALRNPVKAIRDISDDITCTHPIELQNGKRLTAVELQWQYLECAKRYLEQAESDSTTNQVMARWEYVLTCLESDPMQLDRELDWVIKWKWLQTYLTKRGLEWDAPQVKHLDLKYHNVRQGESLYYTLENRSETERIVRDEQIRHAEQFPPERTRAKFRGKFIKKVNEGKVLCGVNWSYIQLYEPYQILYLSTDPFKPEFDEASRTIYSI
- the prcB gene encoding proteasome subunit beta, coding for MSNSSDAVSSAHISESSLRSYEGTTVLAVVYDAGVIMAGDRQATEGYQVGERRIQKVYPVDRRSAIAVAGAAGPCIEMAKLFQVEVEFYEKTEGTNLSLEGQANFLSHLVRSNLGLAMQGLIVLPLFAGYDLKRQRGRIFKYDAIGGRYEENDYYAIGSGGKDARSTLKKRYTPEITRQDALEIVAEALWDAADEDIATGGPDLIRKIFPTLYTITEEGVTEIPEATVEELYRDLISRLM
- a CDS encoding ubiquitin-like protein Pup, which translates into the protein MSTEKQQEQVNHPVDETEEIELNVESSEMDEEFVEDLDSLLDEIDEILEEDSQEFVENYIQRGGQ